In Dioscorea cayenensis subsp. rotundata cultivar TDr96_F1 chromosome 11, TDr96_F1_v2_PseudoChromosome.rev07_lg8_w22 25.fasta, whole genome shotgun sequence, a single genomic region encodes these proteins:
- the LOC120271605 gene encoding uncharacterized protein LOC120271605: MLDVWEMNAEKRIAVQLNAQYIPIGDESCTLSRFIGSMIRKFSFAPIDYTSWKEMPIKKISEMWDVVESKFQFVPYKDESDEEITEEMLQKQFKVAKSWVFKNMSGKWRQWKNYLKSTGFDPSKTVDEMAEELLDSRVDKDQFKKIVGYWCSEKAKEISIINQANRLKLEEPHCTGTKSFARIMDEKSKDANGIPPSRAQMYILSRTKKEGTIVSQKAAEVVEQMKIHMNDSSDSSNKNGWSWENDVYAKVKGPEKRGRVRCVGDVYASSSKSGSSTQRNEEVLSLKSYVNGLEQKLELQSQVINQHHKY; the protein is encoded by the exons ATGCTAGATGTTTGGGAGATGAATGCAGAAAAACGCATTGCTGTTCAATTGAATGCTCAGTATATACCAATTGGTGATGAATCTTGTACTCTTAGTAGGTTTATTGGCAGTATGATCCGAAAGTTTTCTTTTGCACCTATagattacacaagttggaaagaaatgccaataaaaaaaatatcagagaTGTGGGATGTAGTTGAG TCAAAGTTTCAATTTGTTCCCTATAAGGATGAGAGTGATGAAGAAATCACAGAAGAAATGTTGCAAAAACAATTTAAAGTGGCGAAGAGTTGGGTATTTAAAAACATGAGTGGAAAATGGAGACAATGGAAGAATTACTTGAAATCTACAGGGTTTGACCCAAGTAAAACGGTAGATGAAATGGCTGAAGAACTACTTGATTCTAGGGTGGATAAAGaccaattcaaaaaaattgttggaTATTGGTGTTCTGAGAAAGCAAAG gaAATTAGTATTATAAACCAAGCAAATCGCTTGAAATTGGAGGAGCCTCATTGCACAGGAACAAAGTCATTTGCTAGGATCATGGATGAAAAG AGTAAAGATGCTAATGGCATACCACCATCACGTGCACAAATGTATATCTTGAGTCGTACAAAAAAAGAAGGAACTATTGTTAGTCAAAAAGCAGCTGAAGTTGtg GAACAAATGAAGATACACATGAATGACTCTAGTGATTCTTCTAATAAAAACGGATGGTCTTGGGAAAATGATGTGTACGCTAAAGTGAAAGGGCCTGAAAAAAGAGGGCGTGTGCGTTGTGTTGGAGATGTTTATGCTTCATCTTCCAAATCAGGTTCATCCACCCAAAGAAATGAGGAGGTCTTAAGTTTGAAGTCATATGTCAATGGATTAGAGCAAAAATTAGAATTACAATCACAAGTGATTAATCAACATCACAAGTATTAG
- the LOC120271606 gene encoding uncharacterized protein LOC120271606 translates to MDKSWINLSTRANDEYINGVVSFLDFAFAHSAKDGKFFCPCTKCVNTYHVSRSEAFDHIICEGFLKGYVQWIFHGESSGAYTSTSKSNEEEEDLHHGMHTLLNDAFGMDVDMEERTDELDDVNRRSFGDNQFYSLIKEAEESLYSTCTTFTKLSFMHWDWVTKKVHACPNDCMLFWKNKEHEDICSKCGASRWKEHANIVEDDSSISTKKKKPVKILRWFPLKPRLQRLFMSSKTATFMKWHEEGRTKDGNLRHPADSKCWKNLDARYPDFSSNTRNIRLGLASDGFNPFKTMNVTHSTWPIILIPYNLPPWMCMKQPNFILSLLIPGPKDPGNNIDVYMEPLIEELKELWEDGIETFDVSMNETFRMRAAILWTINDFPAYANLSGWSTKWAYACPICGYDTASRWFLLVLKFFVRNRAHLEGSIAEGYLAQEFLTFCSWYLIGVATKFN, encoded by the exons ATGGACAAAAGTTGGATAAATCTTTCAACTAGGGCAAATGATGAATATATAAATGGGGTTGTTAGTTTTCTAGACTTTGCATTTGCGCATTCAGCTAAAGATGGAAAATTTTTTTGCCCTTGTACCAAATGTGTAAACACATATCATGTGTCAAGATCTGAGGCATTTGATCATATAATATGCGAAGGCTTTTTGAAGGGCtatgttcaatggatttttCATGGAGAATCATCTGGTGCATATACTTCCACATCTAAAAGTaatgaagaggaagaagatttaCATCATGGCATGCATACCTTATTGAATGATGCTTTTGGAATGGATGTGGACATGGAAGAAAGAACAGATGAGCTTGATGATGTTAACAGAAGAAGTTTTGGTGATAACCAATTTTATTCTCTGATTAAAGAGGCCGAGGAGAGCTTGTACTCAACTTGTACTACCTTCACAAAGCTATCCTTTATG cATTGGGATTGGGTTACAAAAAAAGTTCATGCTTGTCCTAAtgattgcatgttgttttggaaaaataaggaacatgaagatattTGTTCGAAATGTGGAGCTTCTAGGTGGAAAGAACATGCAAATATTGTGGAAGATGATTCATCCATTTCTACCAAGAAAAAGAAGCCTGTCAAGATTTTACGTTGGTTTCCTTTGAAACCAAGATTGCAGAGGTTATTTATGTCTTCAAAAACAGCAACTTTTATGAAGTGGCACGAGGAAGGTCGTACTAAAGATGGAAACTTGAGGCATCCAGCAGATTCAAAGTGTTGGAAAAATTTAGATGCTCGCTATCCTGATTTTTCCTCTAACACACGCAATATTCGTCTCGGTTTAGCTTCTGATGGATTTAACCCATTCAAGACTATGAATGTAACACATAGCACTTGGCCTATTATTTTGATACCTTATAATTTGCCTCCTTGGATGTGTATGAAACAACCTAACTTCATACTTTCCTTACTTATTCCTGGTCCAAAAGATCCTGGAAATAATATTGATGTTTATATGGAGCCATTGATTGAGGAGCTAAAAGAGTTATGGGAAGATGGAATTGAAACATTTGATGTCTCTATGAATGAAACATTTCGAATGCGAGCTGCAATATTGTGGACTATTAATGACTTCCCTGCATATGCTAACTTGTCTGGTTGGAGTACGAAATGGGCATATGCATGTCCTATCTGTGGTTATGACACTGCTTCAAGATG gtTCCTTCTTGTACTTAAATTTTTTGTCCGTAATAGAGCTCATCTTGAAGGTTCAATTGCTGAAGGGTATTTAGCACAAGAGTTCTTGACATTTTGTTCATGGTACTTAATAGGAGTGGCGACGAAATTTAATTGA